The Halocalculus aciditolerans genome includes a window with the following:
- a CDS encoding APC family permease has product MQDSDGLPRTVGLRDLLVLSVGGMIGSAVFFFPAFTGQWVGPTAILAWLAAGVGMVAVALCYTELATAFPESGGPAVFPAETLGPNPVVRRFFAYLEGTSYALGWVFGVAVSAWYVANYLGAIPPLAGVRSHTVAFGLLAVVASLAVTLSGIDVTKRANLVLTAFVLAVLAVVAAVGLANGDPANAQPFVTGTSTQFLAAVGVAITGYGAWTVVPAAAGEVKNPEWTIPRAIVGSLLLTTALYTLVVVALHVTVPPSAFESGNLVMVAPLSAVVVDAGLPALANYALPVAALVAIFTTMLVGMTSSARVLAALADRDTFPRAFAATSDRTNAPYVALTVVAVAAGAVVVGKAVVGGLVLAALVGTVLPYTINVASFVGLRRYRTDVTPSFRAPGGLLTAALAFCFLVLLAVGLSVDHPVAAALTVAALLGGFALQYAFGANAPTAEHGNAD; this is encoded by the coding sequence ATGCAGGACTCTGACGGGCTCCCGCGAACGGTCGGCCTGCGGGACCTCCTCGTGCTCAGCGTCGGCGGGATGATCGGGTCTGCGGTGTTCTTCTTCCCGGCGTTCACCGGCCAGTGGGTCGGTCCGACGGCGATACTCGCGTGGCTCGCCGCCGGCGTCGGCATGGTCGCGGTCGCGCTCTGCTACACGGAGCTCGCGACGGCCTTCCCCGAATCCGGCGGCCCCGCGGTCTTCCCCGCGGAGACGCTCGGGCCGAACCCCGTCGTCCGACGCTTCTTCGCCTACCTCGAAGGCACCTCCTACGCGCTCGGCTGGGTCTTCGGTGTCGCCGTCTCCGCGTGGTACGTCGCGAACTACCTCGGCGCGATTCCGCCGCTCGCCGGCGTCCGCAGCCACACCGTCGCGTTCGGCCTGCTCGCCGTCGTCGCCAGCCTCGCCGTCACCCTCTCAGGTATCGACGTGACGAAGCGCGCGAACCTCGTGCTCACGGCGTTCGTCCTCGCCGTCCTCGCCGTCGTCGCCGCGGTCGGCCTCGCGAACGGCGACCCCGCGAACGCACAGCCCTTCGTCACCGGAACGAGCACGCAGTTCCTCGCCGCCGTCGGCGTCGCCATCACGGGCTACGGCGCGTGGACCGTCGTCCCCGCCGCCGCCGGCGAAGTGAAGAACCCCGAGTGGACGATTCCGCGCGCCATCGTCGGCAGCCTCCTCCTCACCACCGCGCTCTACACGCTCGTCGTCGTCGCCCTCCACGTCACCGTCCCGCCGAGCGCGTTCGAATCGGGGAACCTCGTGATGGTCGCGCCGCTCTCCGCCGTCGTCGTCGACGCCGGCCTCCCCGCCCTCGCGAACTACGCGCTCCCCGTCGCCGCGCTCGTCGCCATCTTCACCACGATGCTCGTCGGCATGACGTCCTCGGCGCGCGTCCTCGCCGCGCTCGCCGACCGCGACACCTTCCCGCGCGCGTTCGCCGCGACCAGCGACCGCACGAACGCTCCCTACGTCGCGCTCACCGTCGTCGCCGTCGCCGCCGGCGCGGTGGTCGTCGGCAAAGCCGTCGTCGGCGGTCTCGTCCTCGCCGCGCTCGTCGGCACCGTCCTCCCCTACACCATCAACGTCGCCTCCTTCGTCGGCCTGCGCCGCTATCGCACGGACGTCACGCCCTCCTTCCGCGCGCCCGGCGGCCTGCTCACCGCCGCGCTCGCCTTCTGCTTCCTCGTCCTCCTCGCCGTCGGCCTCTCCGTCGACCACCCCGTCGCCGCCGCCCTCACCGTCGCCGCGCTCCTCGGCGGCTTCGCCCTCCAGTACGCGTTCGGCGCGAACGCACCGACCGCCGAGCACGGAAACGCCGACTGA
- a CDS encoding nuclear transport factor 2 family protein, which produces MVNEARLIRDLKHEYCYAIDGGRYAVWSELFTEDGRFVRANGDVYEGHDELYGFAADGFDDLFARSAHVVTNPVIDVANGEATGQWYLLLWGETPDGDVTVTQAKYEDRFERVDGEWRIAEVNVRGGIELSV; this is translated from the coding sequence ATGGTGAACGAAGCCCGCCTGATCCGCGACCTGAAACACGAATACTGCTACGCCATCGACGGCGGCCGCTACGCCGTCTGGTCCGAACTCTTCACGGAGGACGGCCGGTTCGTCCGCGCGAACGGCGACGTCTACGAAGGCCACGACGAACTCTACGGGTTCGCCGCCGACGGCTTCGACGACCTCTTCGCGCGCTCCGCCCACGTCGTCACCAACCCCGTCATCGACGTCGCCAACGGCGAAGCCACCGGCCAGTGGTACCTCCTCCTCTGGGGCGAGACCCCGGACGGCGACGTCACCGTCACGCAGGCGAAGTACGAAGACCGCTTCGAGCGCGTCGACGGCGAGTGGCGCATCGCCGAAGTGAACGTCCGGGGCGGCATCGAACTCAGCGTCTGA
- a CDS encoding metal-dependent hydrolase, which yields MPSLVVHLAAGCLLAVLLLDDDFTPRAAAVVLAATALPDLDSVVGLALPNAHRAALHTALLPVLLGFLLAYDLRIRDRSVLRARFGPTAGRVAAVALLALAAAGIGLDLVTNGVNLLYPLYDRFYTLDGHLLLSNTRGVVQTFVQPPPADAAVSTTANTHYSTAVDPTYPGVEPDEPVERVAPVVASGWQLWLVVLGYAAFARALLAARASRSA from the coding sequence GTGCCGTCCCTCGTCGTCCACCTCGCCGCCGGCTGCCTCCTCGCCGTCCTCCTCCTCGACGACGACTTCACGCCGCGCGCCGCCGCCGTCGTCCTCGCCGCCACCGCGCTCCCCGACCTCGACAGCGTCGTCGGCCTCGCCCTCCCGAACGCTCACCGCGCCGCCCTCCACACCGCCCTCCTTCCAGTTCTCCTCGGGTTCCTCCTCGCCTACGACCTCCGCATCCGCGACCGCTCCGTCCTCCGCGCGCGCTTCGGCCCGACCGCCGGCCGCGTCGCCGCCGTCGCCCTCCTCGCGCTCGCCGCCGCCGGCATCGGCCTCGACCTCGTCACGAACGGCGTCAACCTCCTCTACCCGCTCTACGACCGCTTCTACACGCTCGACGGCCACCTCCTCCTCTCGAACACCCGCGGCGTCGTCCAGACGTTCGTCCAGCCGCCGCCCGCCGACGCTGCCGTCAGCACGACGGCGAACACGCACTACAGCACCGCCGTCGACCCCACGTATCCCGGCGTCGAACCCGACGAGCCCGTCGAGCGCGTCGCGCCCGTCGTCGCGAGCGGCTGGCAGCTCTGGCTCGTCGTCCTCGGATACGCCGCGTTCGCCCGCGCGCTCCTCGCCGCCCGCGCGTCCCGAAGCGCCTAA
- a CDS encoding HalX domain-containing protein yields the protein MFPDPSPTPSVLVVEDNALLAENYERWLAPTCAVTTVSTGERALDVVSDRTDVVFLDRRLPGQSGDAVLERIRERDIDVRVVMVTGVEPDFDILDMGFDDYLVKPVDRDDFVGTVERMTARAEFDDATREYYALSARKAALEAVKPDHELAANSEYTRIREQLTELRTDIDAAVDAFEPHDFDAAFHAIRTPGDD from the coding sequence ATGTTTCCCGATCCGTCGCCAACGCCGTCCGTGCTCGTCGTCGAGGACAACGCGCTCCTCGCCGAGAACTACGAGCGCTGGCTCGCCCCGACCTGCGCCGTGACGACCGTCTCCACCGGCGAGCGAGCGCTCGACGTCGTGAGCGACCGCACCGACGTCGTCTTCCTCGACCGACGCCTCCCCGGCCAGTCCGGCGACGCCGTCCTCGAACGCATCCGCGAGCGCGACATCGACGTCCGCGTCGTCATGGTCACCGGCGTCGAACCGGACTTCGACATCCTCGACATGGGGTTCGACGACTACCTCGTCAAGCCCGTCGACCGCGACGACTTCGTCGGGACCGTCGAACGCATGACCGCCCGCGCCGAGTTCGACGACGCCACCCGCGAATACTACGCGCTCTCCGCGCGGAAAGCCGCGCTCGAAGCCGTCAAACCCGACCACGAACTCGCCGCGAACAGCGAGTACACCCGAATCCGGGAACAGCTCACCGAGCTCCGAACGGACATCGACGCCGCCGTCGACGCCTTCGAACCCCACGACTTCGACGCGGCCTTCCACGCCATCCGAACCCCCGGCGACGACTAA